From one Synechocystis sp. PCC 6803 substr. PCC-P genomic stretch:
- a CDS encoding WecB/TagA/CpsF family glycosyltransferase, with the protein MVTNFAEPSLPTASVFGVKVHLSDNYGHWLENCLQRGQGVHVVTLNSEMVMLAEKEPAVQEVIQGAELVIPDGAGVTIYLKLEGIEQSRCPGIELAEAMVRHIGEGKDNQPIAFYGGAPGITELAAQRWQREYPGLKILANHGFLTESEQDAWQQTLARERPCLILVGLGVPRQEYWIRDHRHLCPQGIWIGVGGSFDVWSGTKQRAPEFFCRYNLEWFYRLYQEPWRWRRMLALPKFFFRTLVSR; encoded by the coding sequence ATGGTCACCAACTTTGCTGAGCCAAGCTTGCCAACAGCCTCGGTTTTTGGGGTGAAGGTGCACCTTTCTGATAACTATGGTCATTGGCTAGAAAATTGTCTGCAAAGGGGTCAGGGAGTCCACGTGGTCACCCTCAACTCGGAAATGGTGATGCTGGCCGAGAAGGAACCAGCGGTGCAAGAAGTGATCCAAGGGGCAGAATTGGTCATTCCCGATGGAGCAGGGGTAACCATTTATCTAAAATTGGAAGGCATCGAGCAAAGCCGTTGCCCTGGCATTGAACTAGCGGAGGCCATGGTGCGTCACATTGGCGAAGGTAAGGATAATCAGCCCATTGCCTTTTATGGAGGAGCACCGGGTATCACTGAACTAGCAGCCCAGCGTTGGCAGCGGGAATATCCAGGATTAAAAATTTTGGCTAACCATGGTTTTTTAACCGAATCGGAGCAGGACGCTTGGCAACAAACTCTGGCCCGGGAACGACCCTGTCTAATTTTGGTCGGTTTAGGAGTTCCCCGGCAGGAGTATTGGATTCGGGACCATCGTCATCTTTGTCCCCAGGGCATTTGGATTGGGGTGGGGGGCAGTTTTGACGTGTGGTCCGGCACGAAACAGAGGGCACCGGAATTTTTCTGTCGCTACAACCTGGAGTGGTTTTATCGGCTATACCAAGAACCTTGGCGCTGGCGGCGGATGTTGGCCCTGCCCAAATTTTTCTTCCGTACTCTGGTGAGCCGTTGA
- a CDS encoding TolC family protein yields the protein MKSIHPLKFWSSSTLLLLLSTSVGVFLPGFSGGQGAIAVAQSVSPPDNAPSAETGNNADDSGFPLPQLPDTAPNERLNPSGNPLMFPTKPDEVDTTVRQAITLDEAIDLALRNNEQLQQAKLSLEQQEAGLMAARAALFPSLDTDFTFSRDSSAAAEATNALIANQNQTTTVNPELRSETSTNAVGNINLTYSIYAGGERSAQIAKAEQLVQNSRLQVEVVAEQTRFEATDRYYALQGADAQVAIAQASVEDASQSLRDARLLEQAGLGTRFDVLRAEGDLATANEALTRSIADQRNARRRLAQLLSVGQRVELTAADEIVEAGDWSLPLDESIVQAYKNRAELEQQLVQIEVSEQDRYIALAAIKPRVDFLANYTYQNNFDSSAGLVDGYAFAARVRWNFFDGGRAFAEARRADRQMDIAKTAFSEQRNQIRLEVEESYYTLISNKENIGSTRTNVIRFEEALRLARLRFQAGVGTQTDVINAQRDLANARGRFLQAIIGYNQSLNQLQRSISNLPNNHLFDIQP from the coding sequence ATGAAATCAATCCATCCGCTCAAATTTTGGTCTTCTTCCACTCTGTTGTTGCTACTCAGCACCAGCGTCGGTGTCTTTTTGCCCGGCTTCAGTGGCGGCCAGGGGGCGATCGCCGTGGCCCAAAGTGTTTCTCCTCCGGACAATGCACCATCGGCAGAAACAGGAAATAATGCTGATGACAGTGGGTTTCCTCTTCCCCAATTACCGGACACAGCGCCCAACGAGCGCTTAAATCCCTCCGGTAACCCCCTCATGTTTCCCACCAAGCCCGACGAGGTGGACACCACAGTTCGGCAAGCTATTACTTTGGACGAAGCCATTGATCTGGCCCTGAGAAATAATGAACAACTCCAGCAGGCCAAGCTATCCCTAGAGCAACAGGAAGCTGGTTTAATGGCGGCAAGGGCGGCCCTTTTCCCTAGCCTGGACACGGATTTTACCTTTAGTCGGGATAGTAGTGCGGCGGCCGAAGCCACCAATGCCCTCATTGCCAACCAGAATCAAACCACTACCGTCAACCCAGAACTGCGTTCGGAAACTAGCACCAATGCAGTGGGTAACATCAACCTGACCTATAGTATTTATGCCGGGGGGGAAAGGAGCGCCCAAATTGCCAAAGCCGAGCAGTTGGTGCAAAACAGTCGCCTCCAGGTGGAAGTGGTGGCAGAACAAACCCGCTTTGAAGCCACAGATCGTTACTATGCTCTCCAGGGGGCCGATGCCCAGGTGGCGATCGCCCAAGCCTCCGTGGAAGATGCTTCCCAGAGTTTGCGGGATGCCCGTTTGTTAGAACAGGCCGGGTTGGGCACCCGCTTTGACGTGTTACGGGCGGAAGGAGATTTGGCCACCGCCAACGAAGCTTTAACCAGGTCGATCGCCGATCAACGCAATGCCCGCCGCCGTCTGGCCCAATTGTTGAGCGTGGGGCAACGGGTGGAATTAACCGCCGCCGATGAAATTGTGGAAGCCGGGGATTGGAGCTTACCCCTGGATGAAAGCATTGTTCAAGCCTATAAAAACCGGGCTGAACTGGAGCAACAATTGGTGCAAATTGAAGTGAGCGAACAGGACCGCTACATTGCCCTGGCAGCCATTAAACCCAGGGTGGATTTTCTGGCCAATTACACCTACCAAAATAATTTTGATAGCAGTGCCGGGTTAGTGGATGGTTATGCCTTTGCCGCTCGAGTACGGTGGAACTTTTTTGACGGGGGCCGGGCCTTTGCCGAAGCTCGCCGGGCTGATCGCCAGATGGACATTGCTAAAACTGCTTTTTCTGAGCAAAGAAACCAAATTCGTTTGGAAGTAGAGGAATCCTACTACACCCTAATTTCCAACAAGGAAAATATTGGCAGTACCCGCACCAACGTCATTCGTTTTGAAGAAGCCCTCCGTTTAGCTCGACTACGGTTCCAGGCTGGGGTAGGCACCCAAACGGACGTTATTAACGCCCAGCGGGACTTAGCCAACGCCCGGGGAAGGTTCCTACAGGCGATTATTGGCTATAACCAATCATTGAACCAACTACAACGCTCCATCAGTAATTTGCCCAACAATCATTTGTTTGATATTCAGCCTTAA
- the ggt gene encoding gamma-glutamyltransferase: protein MAGKTTGVVAAGHAQTAEAGKCMLEEGGNAFDAAIASVLAACVVESSLTSLGGGGFLLAQTAAKKSYLFDFFCQTPQVNPGEKAVDFYPVALNFGGAWQTFHIGKGAIAVPGMVAGLFAAHRKLGQLPFKVLIEPAVAYARQGFTLNRFNDFTNGLLEPILTQQEEGRKFYAPQGKILRQGEKAYLPQFADVLEQLARHGPDWFYRGELTEWVLESLGEASALTAKDWADYQVEIRLPLRAQYRQRQLLTNPPPSAGGILIAFALQLLEKYDLSQYPLGSAAQIQLFSQVMALSNQARRQYLDGNLHCGDIEAKFLGGDRLASELGQSKFINKLGSTTHISVLDGEGNAASLTSSNGEGSGHFIPGTGIMLNNMLGEEDLNPQGFYQWPPGQRLSSMMAPTILLDQEQPRLVLGSGGSNRIRSAILQVVCHHLDYQLPLAEAVGRERIHWEAHKLDLEPTSVADILAQLRFDDGTQGTLWTEQNMFFGGVHGVATTTAGTMEGVGDPRRSGAVAYSLE, encoded by the coding sequence ATGGCGGGTAAAACCACTGGGGTTGTGGCGGCGGGCCATGCCCAAACGGCAGAAGCGGGCAAATGTATGCTCGAAGAAGGGGGCAATGCCTTCGATGCGGCGATCGCCTCGGTGTTGGCGGCCTGCGTAGTGGAATCGAGTTTAACTTCCCTGGGGGGAGGGGGTTTTCTGCTGGCCCAGACGGCGGCGAAGAAGAGTTACCTGTTCGATTTTTTCTGCCAAACACCCCAAGTTAACCCAGGGGAAAAAGCAGTGGACTTCTACCCCGTTGCCCTCAATTTTGGTGGAGCTTGGCAAACTTTTCACATTGGTAAAGGGGCGATCGCCGTGCCGGGGATGGTGGCGGGATTATTTGCGGCCCATAGGAAACTGGGGCAGCTACCTTTCAAAGTATTGATTGAACCAGCGGTGGCATATGCCCGCCAGGGATTTACCCTCAACCGTTTCAATGACTTTACCAATGGTCTGCTGGAGCCAATTCTGACCCAACAAGAGGAAGGCAGAAAGTTTTACGCTCCCCAAGGAAAAATTCTCCGCCAAGGGGAAAAGGCCTATCTGCCCCAGTTTGCGGACGTGCTGGAACAATTGGCTCGCCATGGCCCGGATTGGTTTTACCGGGGAGAGTTAACCGAGTGGGTGCTGGAATCTTTGGGGGAAGCCAGTGCTCTGACCGCCAAGGACTGGGCCGACTATCAGGTGGAAATTCGTCTACCCCTGCGGGCCCAATATCGCCAACGGCAACTGTTAACCAATCCTCCCCCCAGTGCCGGAGGCATTCTCATTGCTTTTGCTTTGCAGTTGCTAGAAAAATACGATTTGAGCCAATATCCCCTGGGCAGTGCGGCACAAATTCAGCTTTTTAGCCAAGTGATGGCCCTGAGTAACCAAGCCCGTCGGCAATATTTAGATGGCAATCTCCACTGTGGGGACATTGAAGCAAAATTTCTCGGCGGCGATCGCCTGGCCTCGGAACTAGGACAATCAAAATTTATCAATAAATTGGGTAGCACCACCCACATCAGTGTTTTAGACGGAGAGGGCAATGCCGCCAGCTTAACCAGTTCCAATGGGGAGGGGTCTGGGCATTTTATTCCCGGCACGGGCATTATGCTGAACAACATGTTGGGGGAAGAAGACCTCAATCCCCAGGGCTTTTACCAATGGCCACCGGGGCAACGCCTATCATCGATGATGGCCCCCACTATACTTTTAGACCAGGAACAACCCCGGCTAGTTTTGGGGTCAGGGGGATCAAATCGCATTCGTAGTGCCATTTTGCAGGTGGTCTGTCATCACCTAGATTACCAATTACCCTTAGCCGAAGCGGTGGGGCGGGAACGTATTCATTGGGAGGCCCATAAATTAGATTTGGAGCCAACCTCTGTAGCTGATATTCTGGCCCAGTTGCGATTTGACGACGGCACCCAGGGTACCCTTTGGACGGAACAAAATATGTTTTTTGGGGGAGTTCATGGGGTTGCCACCACCACTGCGGGGACCATGGAAGGGGTTGGAGATCCCCGGCGATCGGGGGCCGTGGCCTACAGTCTGGAATAA
- a CDS encoding iron uptake porin, with protein sequence MINRSMKSCLLAALGGLLLGGMTPPAIADPVSLVPGMPAPAPDKETAQANYDRSYQAYTELLGQVTSINQFRDVSPNNWAYEALRNLVDNYGCIVGYPDRTFRGDRALTRNEFAAGLSACLTQLEARMLASRQQLGQFMEEKETSVAAGDTLENVFTRASYNATGRFYDLTSISGQANKIFGWRSWPGSYFDNMIAEDAAVVEAVYQDALEQQTRGTVIHTRDLPDPFNQSLLEDWSRYTRFGNPTLPPTAPGF encoded by the coding sequence ATGATTAACCGATCGATGAAATCTTGTTTGTTAGCGGCCCTGGGGGGATTGCTACTAGGGGGGATGACTCCTCCGGCGATCGCCGACCCCGTCAGTCTTGTCCCTGGTATGCCTGCCCCGGCCCCAGATAAGGAAACAGCCCAAGCTAACTATGACCGGAGTTACCAAGCCTATACAGAGCTATTGGGGCAAGTCACCAGCATTAACCAGTTCCGGGATGTTTCCCCCAACAACTGGGCCTACGAAGCATTACGAAATTTAGTGGATAACTACGGCTGCATTGTCGGTTATCCTGACCGCACTTTCCGGGGCGATCGGGCTTTAACCCGGAACGAATTTGCCGCAGGTTTGAGTGCCTGCCTCACCCAGTTGGAGGCCAGGATGTTAGCCTCTCGGCAACAATTGGGGCAGTTTATGGAAGAGAAAGAAACTTCCGTCGCCGCTGGAGATACTCTGGAGAATGTTTTCACCCGAGCTTCCTACAATGCCACGGGGCGTTTTTACGACCTCACCAGTATTTCTGGCCAAGCTAACAAAATTTTTGGTTGGCGTAGTTGGCCCGGTTCCTACTTTGACAACATGATTGCCGAAGATGCCGCTGTGGTGGAAGCCGTTTACCAAGATGCTTTGGAGCAACAAACCAGGGGGACCGTCATCCATACCAGGGATTTACCTGATCCTTTCAACCAATCCCTGTTGGAAGATTGGTCTCGTTACACCCGTTTTGGCAATCCCACTCTGCCCCCCACTGCCCCAGGTTTTTAA
- a CDS encoding DUF2808 domain-containing protein yields the protein MSKNFNLLLGTLVGVSLVFPQAIAVQAQTDPFPANATFFTGTPPSLADVDADFNGINIPNSRYFFSVSLPAGEIEPLGKVVLHQQPNPSPISLDLSQTEVFLGLPSQRGNDLASSAVSTSGDSQTIVVQFNPPIAPGNTVTIALLAEQNPEVAGVYQFRVQAFPSGPASVGLDLGVGRLQFYENR from the coding sequence ATGTCGAAGAATTTTAACTTGCTATTGGGCACCCTGGTGGGGGTTAGTTTAGTTTTTCCCCAGGCGATCGCCGTCCAAGCCCAAACAGACCCTTTTCCCGCCAATGCCACCTTTTTTACCGGCACTCCCCCCAGTTTGGCCGATGTGGATGCGGACTTTAACGGCATTAATATCCCCAACAGCAGATATTTTTTTAGTGTTAGTCTGCCTGCGGGAGAAATTGAGCCCCTAGGCAAGGTAGTGCTGCACCAACAACCCAATCCCTCTCCTATTAGTCTGGATTTAAGTCAAACAGAAGTATTTTTGGGCCTGCCTTCCCAACGGGGTAACGACTTGGCCAGTTCTGCGGTTTCCACCAGCGGCGATTCCCAAACCATTGTGGTGCAGTTCAATCCCCCCATTGCTCCTGGTAACACCGTCACTATTGCTCTGCTAGCGGAGCAAAACCCAGAAGTGGCAGGGGTCTATCAGTTTCGAGTACAAGCCTTTCCCTCCGGGCCAGCCTCTGTTGGTCTAGATTTGGGCGTGGGACGGTTACAATTTTACGAAAATCGCTAG
- the rpoC1 gene encoding DNA-directed RNA polymerase subunit gamma produces the protein MKAQSEPRFDYVKIAIASPERIRQWGERTLPNGTVVGEVTKPETINYRTLKPEMDGLFCEKIFGPSKDWECWCGKYKRVRHRGIVCERCGVEVTESRVRRHRMGYIKLAAPVTHVWYLKGIPSYLSILLDMALRDVEQIVYFNAYVVLNPGNASNLQYKQLLTEDQWVEIEDQIYAEDSELEGIEVGIGAEAVQRLLAELQLEEVAEKLREEILASKGQKRAKLIKRLRVIDNFIATHSQAEWMTLDVIPVIPPDLRPMVQLDGGRFATSDLNDLYRRVINRNNRLARLQEILAPEIIVRNEKRMLQEAVDALIDNGRRGRTVVGANNRALKSLSDIIEGKQGRFRQNLLGKRVDYSGRSVIVVGPNLKIYQCGLPREMAIELFQPFVIHRLIKLGIVNNIKAAKKLILKGDPQIWSVLEEVITGHPVMLNRAPTLHRLGIQAFEPILVEGRAIQLHPLVCPAFNADFDGDQMAVHVPLSLEAQCEARLLMLACHNVLSPATGKPIVAPSQDMVLGCYYLTAENPNAQKGAGRYFAGIEDALRAYDHGQVDLHSQIWIRHLDEDVVTEKPDTEVIKTEDLGDGTVMKYYRERKIREGVDGEIITQYIQTTPGRIIYNKTIAEALVF, from the coding sequence ATGAAAGCCCAATCAGAACCTCGGTTTGATTACGTCAAAATTGCGATCGCCTCCCCCGAAAGGATCCGCCAGTGGGGAGAACGCACCCTACCGAACGGCACCGTAGTGGGGGAAGTGACCAAACCCGAAACCATTAACTACCGGACGTTAAAGCCGGAAATGGACGGTCTGTTCTGTGAAAAAATCTTTGGTCCTTCCAAGGATTGGGAATGCTGGTGTGGCAAATATAAACGGGTACGGCACCGGGGCATTGTTTGTGAGCGCTGTGGCGTGGAAGTAACGGAATCTAGGGTTCGTCGTCACCGCATGGGCTACATCAAATTAGCCGCCCCCGTCACCCACGTTTGGTATCTCAAAGGCATCCCTAGCTATCTCAGCATTCTTTTGGACATGGCCCTGCGGGATGTGGAGCAGATCGTTTACTTCAACGCCTACGTGGTGCTCAACCCCGGCAATGCCAGCAATCTGCAATATAAGCAACTCCTGACTGAAGACCAGTGGGTAGAAATTGAAGACCAAATTTATGCTGAAGATTCTGAGCTAGAAGGTATCGAAGTGGGCATTGGTGCGGAAGCGGTGCAAAGGCTCTTAGCAGAATTGCAACTGGAAGAAGTGGCGGAAAAGCTCCGGGAAGAAATTCTGGCTAGTAAAGGACAAAAGCGGGCCAAGCTGATTAAACGTCTGCGGGTAATTGATAATTTCATCGCTACCCACTCCCAAGCGGAATGGATGACCTTGGATGTGATCCCTGTTATTCCGCCAGATTTACGTCCCATGGTGCAGTTGGATGGGGGGCGCTTTGCCACCTCTGACCTGAATGATCTCTATCGTCGGGTAATCAACCGTAATAACCGTCTGGCCCGTCTGCAGGAAATCCTCGCCCCGGAAATCATTGTCCGCAACGAAAAGCGGATGCTCCAGGAAGCAGTGGATGCCCTGATCGATAATGGTCGCCGGGGTCGCACCGTCGTGGGTGCCAATAACCGGGCGTTGAAATCCCTTTCCGACATCATTGAAGGTAAGCAGGGTCGTTTCCGTCAAAACCTCTTGGGTAAACGGGTGGACTACTCCGGTCGTTCCGTTATTGTGGTGGGCCCCAACCTCAAAATTTACCAATGCGGTCTGCCCCGGGAAATGGCGATCGAGCTATTCCAGCCCTTTGTGATTCACCGTCTGATCAAACTAGGCATTGTTAACAACATCAAAGCGGCCAAGAAATTGATTCTCAAGGGCGATCCGCAAATTTGGAGCGTATTGGAGGAAGTGATCACTGGACACCCCGTTATGCTCAACCGGGCACCCACTCTGCACCGTTTGGGTATCCAAGCCTTTGAGCCAATTTTGGTGGAAGGGCGAGCCATCCAACTCCATCCCCTGGTGTGTCCTGCTTTTAACGCTGACTTCGACGGGGACCAAATGGCTGTACACGTCCCCCTTTCCCTAGAGGCCCAATGTGAAGCCCGGCTGTTGATGCTGGCTTGCCATAACGTTCTTTCCCCCGCTACAGGTAAACCCATTGTGGCTCCCTCCCAGGACATGGTATTGGGCTGTTATTACCTCACCGCAGAAAATCCCAATGCCCAAAAGGGAGCAGGACGTTACTTTGCCGGGATCGAAGATGCCTTGCGGGCCTATGACCACGGCCAAGTGGATCTCCACTCCCAAATTTGGATTCGCCATCTGGATGAAGATGTGGTGACGGAAAAACCAGACACAGAGGTCATCAAAACCGAGGATTTGGGGGATGGCACGGTGATGAAATATTACCGGGAACGGAAAATCCGTGAAGGAGTTGATGGGGAGATTATTACTCAGTACATTCAGACGACTCCGGGGCGGATCATTTACAACAAAACGATCGCCGAAGCGTTGGTGTTCTAA
- a CDS encoding FtsW/RodA/SpoVE family cell cycle protein has protein sequence MITAANLLRIIFPFYDPEVLRWSGEARLMRTLFFAWMAMGVVVLFSASYAESLDTSGTGLSIILKQIAYLWLGLNIFNFLVRLPLQVCLKLVPWFLIVVLLLIFLTKSGLGVEVNGARRWISLGPILIQPSEFMKPCLVLQAANLFGNWHRFPWRSRLIWLGIFALTLGSILLQPNLSTTALCGMGLWLIALASGLPWIYLISTALLGITTAVTSISIRDYQRARVTSFLDPFADPRGDGYQLVQSLYAIASGGVLGRGFGMSQQKLFYLPIQTTDFIFAVFAEEFGLVGCITFLAFLGLFTTMGLRVAMRCRHRVKRLIGLGVVIFLVGQSLLNIGVASGALPTTGLPLPFFSYGGSSCLSSLVLAGLLVRVARESNEAEVIPLGTKTAPAV, from the coding sequence ATGATCACCGCCGCCAATTTGCTCCGAATCATTTTCCCCTTTTATGACCCTGAGGTACTGCGGTGGTCGGGGGAAGCCCGTTTGATGCGGACTTTGTTCTTCGCCTGGATGGCAATGGGCGTGGTGGTGCTATTTTCCGCTTCCTATGCGGAAAGTCTGGATACCAGCGGCACAGGCCTGAGCATTATCCTCAAACAAATTGCCTATCTTTGGCTGGGGCTAAATATTTTTAATTTTCTGGTGCGTTTGCCCCTCCAGGTCTGCCTCAAGCTAGTGCCCTGGTTTTTGATTGTGGTTTTACTGCTGATTTTTTTGACCAAAAGCGGTTTGGGAGTGGAAGTAAATGGGGCCCGTCGTTGGATTAGTTTGGGACCAATCTTGATCCAGCCGTCAGAATTTATGAAGCCCTGTTTAGTGCTGCAGGCGGCTAATTTGTTCGGCAATTGGCATCGTTTCCCTTGGCGATCGCGCCTCATTTGGTTGGGCATTTTTGCCCTAACCCTAGGTAGTATTTTGCTCCAGCCCAACTTGAGCACCACTGCCCTGTGCGGCATGGGGTTATGGTTAATTGCCCTAGCGTCCGGTCTTCCCTGGATTTATCTCATTTCCACTGCTCTGCTGGGGATAACCACTGCAGTGACAAGTATTTCCATCCGGGACTATCAACGGGCTCGGGTCACCTCTTTCCTCGACCCCTTTGCCGACCCGAGGGGCGATGGTTACCAGTTGGTGCAAAGTTTATACGCGATCGCCTCTGGGGGAGTTCTCGGGAGGGGATTTGGCATGTCCCAGCAAAAATTATTCTATTTGCCCATCCAAACCACGGATTTTATTTTTGCTGTCTTTGCGGAAGAATTTGGGCTAGTGGGCTGCATTACCTTTTTAGCGTTCCTCGGCCTATTTACCACCATGGGGCTGCGGGTGGCCATGCGTTGTCGCCATCGGGTCAAACGATTAATTGGTTTGGGAGTAGTGATATTTCTAGTGGGTCAATCTCTGCTCAACATTGGTGTGGCCAGTGGCGCTCTGCCCACCACCGGTTTACCTCTGCCATTTTTCAGCTATGGTGGTAGTTCCTGTTTATCAAGTCTAGTCTTAGCAGGGCTTTTGGTGCGGGTGGCCAGGGAAAGCAATGAAGCAGAAGTGATTCCCCTAGGAACAAAAACTGCTCCGGCGGTTTAA
- a CDS encoding carbamoyltransferase, giving the protein MTHILGISAYYHDSAAALVKDGVIVAAVQEERFTRKKHDASFPTQGINYCLGEAGISLKEVDYIVFYEKPLVTFERLLETYLAFAPRGLRSFIAAMSAWLQEKLYLKTVLKKALAELGDCKTKDLPPLLFNEHHQSHAASAFFPSPFDEAAVLCMDGVGEWATTSLWSGQGNQLTPHWEIHFPHSLGLLYSAFTYYTGFKVNSGEYKLMGLAPYGEPKYVDLILDNLLDLKADGTFRLNMAYFNYATGLTMTNKKFADLFGAPRRSPESPLTQREMDIAASIQVVTEKVVLRLGNTVYEELGLENLCLAGGVALNCVANGRLLREGKFKNIWIQPAAGDAGGAIGAALSVWHQYLQNERMVRKPDAMAGSYLGPRFTNEEIETYLKGPAVQAVYDYYSDEDLFGKVAHILAGGNVVGWFQGRMEFGPRALGGRSIIGDPRNTTMQSVMNLKIKYRESFRPFAPSVLAEKVGDYFELDQPSPYMLIVADVREELRLPLTPEQEQLFGIEKLNIPRSQLPAITHVDNSARIQTVHPETNPRYYQLLRQFEALTDCGVLVNTSFNVRGEPIVCTPEDAYRCFMRTEMDYLVLENFVLAKTAQPQREQDQKWQEEFELD; this is encoded by the coding sequence GTGACTCATATTCTTGGCATTTCTGCTTACTACCACGACAGTGCGGCGGCCCTGGTCAAAGATGGCGTTATTGTGGCGGCAGTGCAGGAAGAAAGATTTACCCGCAAAAAACACGACGCTTCTTTTCCCACCCAAGGCATTAATTATTGTCTTGGGGAAGCAGGTATTAGTTTAAAAGAAGTGGATTATATTGTTTTCTACGAAAAGCCCTTAGTGACCTTTGAACGGTTACTGGAAACCTATCTGGCTTTTGCCCCCAGGGGATTGCGGTCTTTCATTGCCGCCATGTCCGCTTGGTTGCAGGAAAAACTTTACCTCAAAACTGTCTTAAAAAAAGCCCTAGCAGAATTGGGCGACTGTAAGACCAAAGATTTGCCTCCTTTGTTATTTAACGAACATCACCAATCCCACGCCGCTTCAGCTTTTTTCCCCAGTCCTTTTGATGAGGCGGCAGTGCTCTGTATGGATGGGGTGGGGGAATGGGCCACCACTTCCCTTTGGTCTGGCCAAGGTAATCAGTTAACGCCCCATTGGGAAATTCATTTTCCCCATTCCTTGGGTCTGCTCTACTCCGCTTTTACCTACTACACGGGTTTTAAGGTTAATTCTGGCGAATATAAACTGATGGGTTTGGCCCCCTACGGAGAACCGAAATATGTGGATTTAATTTTAGATAATCTGTTGGATTTGAAGGCTGACGGCACGTTTCGCCTCAACATGGCTTACTTTAACTATGCCACTGGTCTCACCATGACCAATAAAAAGTTTGCCGATCTGTTTGGTGCGCCCCGGCGATCGCCGGAAAGTCCGTTAACCCAAAGGGAAATGGACATTGCCGCTTCCATTCAAGTGGTAACGGAAAAAGTCGTGCTCCGCTTGGGCAATACGGTGTACGAAGAATTGGGGCTGGAAAATCTTTGTTTGGCCGGGGGGGTAGCCCTCAACTGTGTGGCCAATGGTCGCTTACTACGGGAAGGCAAATTTAAAAATATTTGGATTCAACCGGCCGCTGGAGATGCGGGAGGGGCGATCGGAGCGGCCCTATCAGTATGGCACCAGTATTTACAGAATGAAAGAATGGTGCGAAAACCCGATGCCATGGCCGGTTCCTACCTAGGCCCTAGGTTTACCAACGAAGAAATTGAAACTTATCTGAAAGGTCCCGCTGTACAAGCAGTTTACGACTATTACTCCGATGAAGATTTATTTGGCAAAGTGGCCCATATCCTCGCCGGAGGCAATGTGGTGGGTTGGTTCCAAGGAAGGATGGAATTTGGACCCCGGGCCCTGGGTGGACGTTCCATCATAGGAGATCCCCGCAACACCACCATGCAATCGGTGATGAATTTGAAAATCAAATACCGGGAGTCCTTTCGCCCCTTTGCCCCGTCCGTGTTGGCCGAAAAAGTGGGTGATTATTTTGAGCTAGACCAACCCAGCCCCTATATGCTTATTGTGGCCGATGTAAGGGAAGAATTGCGTTTGCCATTGACTCCTGAACAAGAGCAACTATTTGGCATTGAAAAATTAAACATTCCCCGGTCCCAACTACCTGCCATCACCCATGTGGACAATTCTGCTCGAATTCAAACCGTTCATCCGGAAACCAATCCCCGCTACTATCAACTACTGCGTCAATTTGAAGCCCTGACAGACTGTGGAGTACTGGTTAATACTTCCTTCAACGTGCGCGGGGAACCCATTGTCTGCACCCCAGAAGATGCCTACCGTTGCTTTATGCGGACGGAAATGGATTACTTGGTGTTGGAAAATTTTGTTTTAGCTAAAACCGCCCAACCCCAAAGGGAGCAGGATCAAAAATGGCAGGAAGAATTTGAGCTAGATTAA